In one Polaribacter sp. ALD11 genomic region, the following are encoded:
- a CDS encoding succinate dehydrogenase/fumarate reductase iron-sulfur subunit: MNLTLKIWRQKDSSSKGQMVDYKVTEISEHMSFLEMMDVLNEQLINSGDEPVAFDHDCREGICGMCSMYINGEAHGPDRGVTTCQLHMRMFKDGDTITIEPFRAAAFPVLKDLVVDRTSFERIQHAGGYISVNTSGNTQDANSIPISKHAADEAMDAATCIGCGACVATCKNSSAMLFVGAKVSQYALLPQGQVEAADRVRNMVAQMDLEGFGNCTNTGACEVECPKGISLDNIARMNRELMKASI; encoded by the coding sequence ATGAATTTAACACTTAAAATTTGGAGACAAAAAGACTCAAGTAGTAAGGGTCAAATGGTTGATTATAAAGTGACTGAGATTTCAGAACACATGTCTTTTTTAGAAATGATGGATGTTTTAAATGAACAGTTAATAAACTCTGGTGATGAACCAGTTGCTTTCGATCATGATTGTAGAGAAGGAATCTGCGGAATGTGTTCTATGTATATTAATGGTGAAGCACATGGCCCAGATAGAGGTGTAACAACTTGTCAATTGCACATGCGTATGTTTAAAGATGGAGATACGATTACAATAGAACCATTTAGAGCAGCAGCATTTCCTGTATTGAAAGATTTAGTTGTAGATAGAACTTCTTTTGAAAGAATACAACATGCTGGTGGATACATTTCTGTAAACACTTCAGGAAACACACAAGATGCAAACTCAATTCCTATTTCTAAGCACGCAGCAGACGAAGCGATGGATGCGGCAACTTGTATTGGTTGTGGTGCTTGTGTAGCTACGTGTAAAAACAGTTCTGCAATGTTATTTGTAGGAGCAAAAGTATCTCAGTATGCTTTATTACCACAAGGACAAGTAGAAGCAGCAGATAGAGTTAGAAACATGGTTGCTCAAATGGATTTAGAAGGTTTTGGAAACTGTACAAATACAGGCGCTTGTGAAGTAGAATGCCCAAAAGGAATTTCTTTAGACAACATTGCAAGAATGAATAGAGAGTTAATGAAAGCTTCTATATAA
- a CDS encoding glycosyl hydrolase, producing the protein MKSIFKFLLLCFSVTLVAQNPTSSEIIQQSIQKKSQMMKSSLVKNVAFTSIGPTVMSGRVVDVDVNPKNTTEFYVGYASGGLWYTNNNGTTFTPVLDNAPTQNIGDIAVDWNSETIWVGTGENNSSRSSYAGIGILKSTDKGKTWVNVGLPDSHHIGRILMNPNNPDEVVIGAIGHLYSSNATRGVFKTTDGGKSWNKTLFINNDTGIIDVQHAPNNFNVMYAAAWERERKAWDFVGNGSNSGIYKSTDAGSSWTKIADNSGFPTGSGVGRIGLAVFNENTVYALHDSQYRRAPESDKAAFNFTKEQFKNLTSADVLALRNKTLDSYLKAHGFQEKFRAENAKQLLRPGGVKPKELMAFLEDEMAVVFEEPVIGAEIFKTTNGGKNWQKTHTNYLDGIYSSYGYFFGEIRVDLQDENGIYVLGVSIIKSKDGGKSFTSISKENVHSDHQALWVNPKKSGHLLDGNDGGLNISYDDGESWVKLNNAAVGQFYSVYADNQKDYNVYGGMQDNGVWFGSHNAKMDKRWHQSGQNPYKSIMGGDGMQVQVDDRNPNIVYTGYQFGNYSRLNLETEKSTYIQPAPKKDEKPYRFNWQTPIHLSKHNQDILYLGSNKLHRSLNKGDDWEEISGDLTTGGKKGNVAYGTLTSISESPFQFGLIYAGSDDGYINITKNGGGSWTRVSDNLPQDLWVSRVIASKFKKERVYATLNGYRYDDFMPYVYVSENYGQTWTSISNNLPISAVNVIKEDSENEHILYLGTDNGLFISFNNGESWEAFSKNLPNVAVHDLVIQPTAKDLIIGTHGRSLYKTNVAALQEITTEILEKATHIFKVDDVKKSKGWGRSWSQWRTAYTPEVTIPFYVNSNSEVTVAIYAGKVKVNAVSVTATKGFNEAIFDVSFSDKGKKAYKRANKKVELIAAKNGVFYLPKGKYTIKVGDSESEFEVK; encoded by the coding sequence ATGAAATCCATTTTCAAGTTTTTATTACTATGCTTTTCGGTAACATTAGTTGCTCAAAACCCTACAAGTTCAGAAATTATTCAACAATCTATACAGAAGAAATCTCAAATGATGAAATCTTCACTGGTAAAAAATGTAGCCTTTACTAGTATTGGACCAACAGTAATGAGTGGTCGTGTGGTAGATGTAGATGTAAACCCCAAGAATACCACAGAATTTTATGTTGGGTATGCTTCTGGTGGTTTATGGTATACAAATAATAATGGAACCACTTTTACGCCAGTTTTAGACAATGCGCCAACACAAAATATTGGTGATATTGCTGTAGATTGGAACTCAGAAACAATTTGGGTGGGTACAGGAGAAAATAATTCTTCTCGCTCTAGTTATGCCGGAATCGGTATTTTAAAATCTACAGATAAAGGGAAGACTTGGGTAAATGTTGGCTTGCCAGATTCGCATCATATTGGTAGAATTTTAATGAATCCAAATAATCCGGATGAAGTAGTTATTGGTGCAATTGGTCATTTATATTCTTCAAACGCAACTCGTGGTGTTTTTAAAACAACTGATGGTGGAAAATCATGGAATAAAACATTGTTTATTAATAATGATACCGGAATTATAGACGTGCAACATGCACCAAATAATTTTAATGTTATGTATGCTGCTGCTTGGGAAAGAGAACGTAAAGCGTGGGATTTTGTTGGAAACGGAAGTAACTCTGGAATTTACAAAAGTACAGATGCAGGAAGTTCTTGGACAAAAATTGCAGACAATAGTGGTTTTCCTACAGGAAGTGGTGTTGGTAGAATTGGTTTAGCTGTTTTTAATGAAAATACAGTATATGCTTTACATGATAGTCAATATAGAAGAGCGCCAGAAAGTGATAAAGCTGCGTTTAACTTTACAAAAGAACAATTTAAGAACCTTACTTCTGCAGATGTTTTAGCACTTAGAAATAAAACATTAGACAGCTATTTGAAAGCACATGGTTTTCAGGAGAAATTTAGAGCAGAAAATGCAAAACAACTTTTAAGACCAGGTGGTGTAAAACCAAAAGAATTAATGGCTTTTTTAGAAGATGAAATGGCTGTAGTTTTTGAAGAGCCAGTTATTGGCGCAGAGATTTTTAAAACCACCAACGGTGGTAAGAATTGGCAAAAAACACATACCAATTATTTAGATGGTATTTACAGTTCTTATGGATATTTTTTCGGAGAAATTAGAGTTGATTTACAAGATGAGAATGGTATTTATGTTTTAGGTGTTTCTATTATAAAATCGAAAGATGGTGGTAAATCATTTACGTCTATCAGTAAAGAAAATGTACATTCAGATCATCAAGCATTGTGGGTAAACCCTAAAAAAAGCGGTCATTTATTAGATGGTAATGATGGTGGTTTAAATATTTCTTATGATGATGGTGAAAGCTGGGTGAAATTAAATAACGCGGCTGTTGGGCAATTTTATTCTGTGTACGCAGACAATCAGAAAGACTATAATGTGTATGGTGGTATGCAAGATAATGGTGTTTGGTTTGGTTCACACAATGCAAAAATGGATAAAAGATGGCATCAATCTGGTCAAAACCCTTACAAGTCTATTATGGGCGGAGACGGAATGCAGGTGCAAGTAGATGACAGAAATCCTAATATTGTATATACAGGGTATCAATTTGGGAATTATTCTCGTTTAAATTTAGAAACTGAAAAAAGTACCTACATACAACCAGCACCAAAAAAAGACGAAAAACCTTACAGATTTAACTGGCAAACTCCAATTCATTTATCTAAACACAATCAAGATATTTTATATTTAGGAAGTAATAAATTACACAGATCTTTAAACAAAGGAGATGACTGGGAAGAAATTTCAGGAGATCTAACAACTGGCGGAAAGAAAGGAAATGTTGCGTACGGAACGTTAACTTCAATTTCTGAAAGTCCGTTTCAATTCGGTTTAATTTATGCGGGTTCAGATGATGGATATATCAATATAACTAAAAATGGTGGCGGAAGTTGGACGAGAGTTTCAGATAACTTGCCACAAGACTTATGGGTTTCTAGAGTTATTGCTTCAAAATTTAAAAAAGAACGTGTCTACGCAACTTTAAACGGTTATAGATATGATGATTTTATGCCTTATGTGTATGTTTCCGAGAATTACGGACAAACCTGGACTAGTATTAGCAATAATCTTCCTATTTCGGCAGTAAACGTAATTAAAGAAGATTCTGAAAATGAGCATATTTTATATTTAGGAACTGATAATGGTTTATTTATTTCTTTCAACAACGGAGAATCTTGGGAAGCATTTAGTAAGAATTTACCAAACGTTGCGGTACATGATTTGGTAATTCAACCAACGGCAAAAGATTTAATTATCGGTACGCATGGTAGAAGTTTATACAAAACAAATGTTGCGGCACTTCAAGAAATTACAACAGAAATTTTAGAAAAGGCTACACATATTTTTAAGGTTGATGATGTTAAAAAAAGTAAAGGTTGGGGACGTTCTTGGAGCCAATGGAGAACAGCGTATACACCAGAAGTTACAATTCCTTTTTATGTAAACTCTAATAGCGAAGTAACTGTAGCTATTTATGCGGGTAAAGTAAAGGTAAACGCAGTTTCTGTAACAGCAACAAAAGGTTTTAATGAAGCAATTTTTGATGTTTCTTTTTCTGATAAAGGGAAAAAAGCTTACAAAAGAGCCAATAAGAAAGTCGAGTTAATTGCTGCTAAAAACGGTGTTTTTTATCTTCCAAAAGGAAAATATACAATTAAAGTTGGTGACTCTGAAAGTGAGTTTGAAGTAAAATAA
- a CDS encoding DEAD/DEAH box helicase, with product MTFKDLGLSPALVKAVEEKGYTKPSPIQEKAIPHILEGKDILASAQTGTGKTAGFTLPVLQHLVETKHPKYRPLRALVLTPTRELAAQVHDNVREYSKYVDIKSAVVFGGVNAKPQIATLRSGVDILVATPGRLLDLHDRKAVSFKRVDILILDEADRMLDMGFVRDINKIISFMPTKRQNLMFSATFSNDIKKLASGILRNPVSVETAPQNSTAKKVTHKVYKVDKNKKTEFTIKLIKDNNWNQVLIFTRTKHGANKLTEKLIKSGISAAAIHGNKSQGARTKALKNFKDNSIKILVATDIAARGLDIPLLPHVVNFELPNVPEDYVHRIGRTGRAGAAGEAISLVCSEESEYQSEIEKLLKEKLESTIVEGFEPTDTDAPKRAASQSKGSFGKKTKSQGNKPKSKPHFKGNKPSEPSGRGRTSAPKKKRY from the coding sequence ATGACATTTAAAGATTTAGGTTTATCTCCGGCATTGGTAAAAGCAGTTGAAGAGAAAGGATATACCAAACCATCACCAATACAAGAAAAGGCAATTCCACATATATTAGAAGGAAAAGATATTTTAGCTTCGGCACAAACTGGTACAGGAAAAACTGCCGGTTTTACATTGCCTGTTTTACAACATTTAGTAGAAACAAAACACCCAAAATACAGACCTTTACGTGCATTGGTTTTAACACCAACCAGAGAATTGGCTGCACAGGTTCATGACAACGTTAGAGAATACAGTAAATATGTAGACATAAAATCTGCTGTAGTTTTTGGTGGAGTGAACGCAAAACCACAAATTGCGACTCTAAGAAGCGGTGTGGATATTTTGGTAGCAACCCCTGGTAGATTATTAGACTTACACGATAGAAAAGCAGTTTCTTTTAAAAGGGTTGATATTTTAATTCTTGATGAAGCAGACAGAATGCTAGACATGGGTTTTGTTAGAGATATTAACAAAATTATTAGTTTTATGCCTACAAAGCGTCAGAATTTAATGTTTTCTGCAACGTTTTCTAATGATATTAAAAAATTAGCTTCAGGAATTTTAAGAAATCCTGTTTCTGTTGAAACGGCTCCGCAAAATTCAACAGCAAAAAAAGTAACTCACAAAGTTTATAAGGTTGATAAAAACAAAAAAACTGAGTTTACAATAAAATTAATTAAAGACAATAATTGGAACCAGGTTTTAATCTTTACAAGAACAAAACACGGTGCTAATAAATTGACTGAAAAATTAATAAAATCTGGAATTTCTGCTGCAGCAATTCATGGAAATAAAAGTCAAGGTGCTAGAACAAAAGCTTTAAAGAATTTTAAAGACAATTCTATTAAAATTTTGGTAGCAACAGATATTGCTGCCCGTGGTTTAGACATTCCTTTATTACCTCATGTAGTTAATTTCGAATTGCCAAATGTGCCAGAAGATTATGTGCACAGAATTGGTAGAACAGGAAGAGCTGGTGCAGCTGGGGAGGCAATTTCTTTGGTTTGTAGTGAAGAAAGTGAATACCAAAGTGAAATTGAGAAATTACTAAAAGAAAAATTAGAATCTACTATTGTAGAAGGTTTTGAGCCTACGGATACAGATGCTCCTAAAAGAGCTGCTTCACAAAGTAAAGGTTCTTTTGGTAAGAAGACTAAATCTCAAGGAAACAAACCAAAAAGCAAGCCTCATTTTAAAGGGAACAAACCTTCTGAGCCTTCTGGAAGAGGAAGAACTAGCGCACCTAAAAAGAAGCGTTATTAA
- a CDS encoding helix-turn-helix domain-containing protein — protein sequence MKEKSNANSKYFAVLEKIIATRVEYGITQMNIADHLKLGEGGYFKLEKGRSKLDLKRLFEILEYLEISPEEFFKGIK from the coding sequence ATGAAAGAAAAATCAAATGCAAATTCTAAGTATTTTGCAGTATTAGAAAAAATTATTGCCACAAGAGTTGAGTATGGAATTACTCAAATGAATATTGCAGATCACCTTAAATTGGGTGAAGGTGGTTATTTCAAACTAGAAAAAGGAAGAAGTAAATTAGACTTAAAAAGGTTGTTTGAAATTTTAGAATACTTAGAAATAAGCCCAGAAGAATTTTTTAAAGGTATTAAATAG
- a CDS encoding fumarate reductase/succinate dehydrogenase flavoprotein subunit, producing the protein MALDSKVPKGPIKDKWTDYKNHINLVNPANKRHIDVIVVGTGLAGGSAAATLAELGYNVKAFAYQDSPRRAHSIAAQGGINAAKNYQGDGDSTFRLFYDTVKGGDYRSREANVYRLAEVSANIIDQCVAQGVPFARDYGGLLDNRSFGGVLVSRTFYAKGQTGQQLLLGAYSAMNRQIARGKIEMFNRHEMLDVVIVDGKARGIIARNLITGEIERHSAHAVVIASGGYGNVYFLSTNAMGSNATAAWKIHKKGAHFANPCYTQIHPTCIPRSGDYQSKLTLMSESLRNDGRIWVPKSIDDVMAIREGRKKPTDLSEEQRDYYLERRYPAFGNLVPRDVASRAAKERCDAGYGVNATGEAVYLDFKSAFTRYGTEQAKIHNIKNPSEEKIYELGQAIVEAKYGNLFQMYEKIVDENPYKTPMMIYPAVHYTMGGVWVDYNLMTTIPGCYCIGEANFSDHGANRLGASALMQGLADGYFVLPYTIGDYLSDDIRTGKISTESPEFEAAEKEVTDRVNFFVNNKGTKSVDYFHKKLGKVMWDKAGMSRNAEGLTEAMAEIKAIREEFWKEVSVPGTANEMNPELEKAGRVADFLELGELFAKDALMRAESCGGHFREESAELDGPQKGEAKRNDVDFAFAAAWEYKGEPADAVLHKEELEFNDIELKQRSYK; encoded by the coding sequence ATGGCTTTAGATTCAAAAGTACCAAAAGGTCCAATTAAAGATAAATGGACAGATTATAAAAATCATATAAACTTAGTAAATCCTGCAAACAAACGTCATATAGATGTTATTGTTGTAGGTACAGGTTTAGCAGGTGGTTCTGCAGCTGCAACTTTAGCAGAATTAGGTTACAATGTAAAAGCATTTGCTTATCAAGATTCTCCAAGAAGAGCGCATTCAATTGCAGCGCAAGGAGGAATTAATGCAGCAAAAAATTATCAAGGAGATGGAGATTCTACCTTCAGATTATTTTATGATACAGTAAAAGGAGGAGATTACCGTTCTCGTGAAGCAAACGTATACCGTTTAGCAGAGGTTTCTGCAAACATAATCGATCAATGTGTGGCACAAGGAGTTCCTTTTGCACGTGATTATGGTGGTTTGTTAGATAATCGTTCTTTTGGTGGAGTTTTAGTATCTAGAACTTTTTACGCAAAAGGACAAACAGGTCAGCAATTATTATTAGGAGCGTATTCTGCAATGAACAGACAAATTGCTCGTGGTAAAATAGAAATGTTTAACAGACATGAAATGTTAGATGTTGTTATTGTTGATGGTAAAGCAAGAGGAATTATTGCAAGAAATTTAATTACAGGAGAAATTGAGCGTCATTCTGCACATGCTGTAGTGATTGCTTCTGGTGGTTATGGAAATGTATATTTCTTATCTACCAATGCAATGGGGTCTAATGCAACTGCTGCTTGGAAAATTCATAAAAAAGGAGCGCACTTTGCAAACCCTTGTTACACACAAATTCACCCAACTTGTATTCCAAGATCTGGTGATTATCAATCGAAATTAACATTGATGTCAGAATCATTGAGAAACGATGGTAGAATTTGGGTTCCTAAAAGTATTGATGATGTAATGGCAATTAGAGAGGGTCGTAAAAAACCAACTGATTTGTCGGAAGAACAAAGAGATTATTATTTAGAAAGACGTTACCCAGCTTTTGGAAATTTAGTTCCAAGAGATGTTGCATCTAGAGCAGCAAAAGAACGTTGTGATGCTGGTTATGGAGTAAATGCTACAGGTGAAGCTGTATATTTAGATTTTAAATCTGCATTTACAAGATATGGTACAGAACAAGCAAAGATTCATAATATTAAAAACCCTTCAGAGGAAAAAATATACGAATTAGGACAAGCAATTGTTGAAGCAAAATATGGAAACTTATTTCAGATGTACGAGAAAATCGTAGATGAAAACCCGTATAAAACGCCAATGATGATTTATCCTGCAGTACACTATACAATGGGTGGTGTTTGGGTAGATTATAACTTAATGACAACTATTCCTGGATGTTATTGTATTGGAGAAGCAAATTTTTCTGATCACGGAGCAAACAGATTAGGAGCTTCTGCATTAATGCAAGGTTTAGCAGATGGTTATTTTGTGTTGCCTTATACTATTGGAGATTATTTATCTGATGATATTAGAACAGGAAAAATTTCAACTGAAAGTCCAGAATTTGAAGCCGCGGAAAAAGAAGTTACAGATAGAGTAAATTTCTTTGTAAATAATAAAGGAACAAAATCTGTAGATTATTTTCACAAGAAGCTTGGAAAAGTAATGTGGGACAAAGCAGGAATGTCTAGAAACGCGGAAGGTTTAACAGAAGCAATGGCAGAAATTAAAGCAATTCGTGAAGAATTTTGGAAAGAAGTTTCCGTTCCTGGAACAGCAAATGAAATGAATCCTGAATTAGAAAAAGCAGGAAGAGTTGCAGATTTCTTAGAGTTAGGAGAGTTATTTGCTAAAGATGCTCTAATGAGAGCAGAATCTTGTGGAGGTCACTTTAGAGAAGAGTCTGCAGAGCTAGATGGCCCTCAGAAAGGAGAAGCAAAAAGAAACGATGTAGATTTTGCTTTTGCAGCAGCTTGGGAATATAAAGGAGAACCTGCAGATGCAGTTTTACACAAAGAAGAATTAGAGTTTAACGATATTGAATTGAAACAACGTTCATACAAATAA
- a CDS encoding succinate dehydrogenase cytochrome b subunit, whose amino-acid sequence MSGFFKSSIGRKVAMALSAFFLMFFLLQHLAINILSVFSPDTFNEVSHFMGTNPLVQFALQPVLIFAVVFHFVMGFILELKNSRARNVSYAKNNGAANSSWMSRNMIWSGITILAFIILHFIDFWFPEINTKFIQGDWSGTLEGLEGFRYHEELVHKFANPLRVGAYVVAFVLLGLHLAHGFTSAFQSMGSNASRRKTLQTIGKAYSIIIPLGFIFIALYHHFNPNH is encoded by the coding sequence ATGAGCGGATTTTTTAAATCTTCAATTGGAAGAAAAGTAGCAATGGCGCTATCAGCGTTTTTCTTAATGTTCTTCTTACTTCAGCATTTAGCAATTAATATTTTATCGGTTTTTAGCCCAGATACTTTTAACGAAGTTTCGCATTTTATGGGCACAAATCCTTTGGTTCAATTTGCATTACAACCTGTTTTAATTTTTGCAGTTGTTTTTCATTTTGTAATGGGTTTTATCTTAGAATTAAAAAACTCTAGAGCTAGAAATGTTTCTTATGCAAAAAATAATGGTGCTGCAAATTCATCTTGGATGAGCAGAAATATGATTTGGAGCGGAATAACAATTCTTGCTTTTATTATTTTACACTTTATCGATTTTTGGTTTCCAGAAATCAACACAAAATTTATTCAAGGAGATTGGTCTGGTACTTTAGAAGGATTAGAAGGTTTCCGTTACCACGAAGAATTGGTGCATAAATTTGCAAACCCACTTAGAGTTGGCGCTTATGTAGTTGCTTTTGTTCTTTTAGGATTGCATTTAGCACACGGGTTTACATCTGCATTTCAATCTATGGGATCGAATGCAAGTAGAAGAAAAACATTACAAACAATTGGTAAAGCGTATTCAATTATAATTCCATTAGGTTTTATTTTTATTGCACTTTATCATCATTTTAATCCTAACCATTAA